In a genomic window of bacterium:
- a CDS encoding PqqD family protein, with amino-acid sequence MPLSDRITLTESGFLFDHSSGITYTLNGTGTAIMQMLLDAKGPEDIISELMIRFEVEERDARFDLDQFVSQIRKFNLI; translated from the coding sequence ATGCCGCTCAGCGACCGCATAACATTAACAGAGAGTGGATTCCTGTTCGACCATAGCTCGGGAATTACGTATACACTGAACGGTACGGGCACTGCGATTATGCAGATGTTGCTCGACGCAAAAGGACCTGAGGATATTATTTCCGAATTGATGATTCGGTTCGAAGTAGAAGAGCGTGATGCTCGATTCGATTTGGATCAGTTTGTTTCGCAAATCCGAAAATTTAATCTGATCTAA